One window of the Candidatus Jettenia sp. genome contains the following:
- a CDS encoding dipeptide epimerase: MRHTFKIARETRSIQDNIVVELKDEDGISGLGEAAPTSFFGESISSVAAVCNESTDVLKNADPFQMEYITRSLANKFPGNSAARAAIDIALHDIVGKKLKIPLYKLLGLNRTEERATSFTIGIDTLEKMCEKVDEVKDFSILKIKVGIKNDIEILKELRKITKAIFRVDANTGWTVEEAIKKLNIMEELGVELVEQPFPVGKVLSLREIRGRVKIPVFADEDVKNAGDIPSVSGVVDGINIKLMKCGGIREALRMVHTARAHNLKVMIGCNIESSLSITAAAHLMSLVDYVDLDGHLLITNDPYLGVTVDKGKLILPEGNGLGVVKRNV; encoded by the coding sequence TTGAGGCATACCTTCAAAATTGCCAGAGAAACTCGTAGTATTCAGGATAATATTGTAGTTGAACTAAAAGATGAAGATGGAATATCGGGACTTGGAGAAGCTGCACCAACTAGTTTTTTTGGAGAAAGTATATCGAGTGTTGCCGCGGTATGTAATGAGTCTACCGATGTATTAAAAAATGCAGATCCATTTCAAATGGAATATATTACCCGTTCTCTGGCAAACAAATTCCCCGGCAATTCTGCCGCGCGTGCTGCAATCGATATAGCTCTCCATGATATAGTGGGTAAAAAATTGAAAATACCACTCTATAAGCTTTTAGGTTTAAATCGAACTGAGGAAAGAGCGACCTCATTTACCATCGGAATTGATACCTTGGAGAAGATGTGTGAGAAAGTGGATGAAGTAAAGGATTTCTCCATTCTGAAAATAAAGGTGGGTATAAAAAATGATATAGAAATCCTTAAGGAGTTACGCAAAATTACCAAAGCAATCTTCCGTGTTGATGCAAATACAGGTTGGACGGTGGAGGAGGCAATAAAGAAATTGAACATCATGGAAGAACTTGGGGTTGAACTTGTGGAACAGCCATTTCCTGTTGGTAAGGTCTTATCTCTAAGAGAGATAAGAGGTCGTGTAAAAATTCCTGTTTTTGCAGATGAAGATGTTAAAAATGCAGGAGATATACCGTCTGTATCAGGTGTGGTGGATGGGATTAATATTAAGCTCATGAAATGTGGCGGAATTCGGGAAGCCCTTCGGATGGTTCATACGGCCAGAGCTCATAATCTTAAAGTAATGATAGGCTGCAATATCGAAAGTTCATTATCTATTACAGCGGCAGCTCATCTTATGTCCCTGGTTGACTATGTTGATCTTGACGGACACTTGCTCATTACCAATGATCCTTATCTGGGGGTAACAGTCGATAAAGGGAAATTAATATTGCCAGAAGGTAATGGGCTGGGGGTAGTGAAAAGGAATGTTTAG
- a CDS encoding DUF1611 domain-containing protein, giving the protein MSPMMKRRIVILAEGRLDVFSAKTAVGVIRYRKEEVIAIIDRFNAGKDLISIIGIGEGIPIVSNIQELLHLNPTTLLIGIAPPGGILPADWRNHIIDALRNKLHIMSGLHTHLSDDLEFCVLAQEHRVKIFDIRKPPENIPIGTGKARETKALRILTVGSDCNIGKMLTSIEITNAAKKRGINACFVATGQTGIMIEGSGIAVDHVLSDFISGAAEKLVLDRAHYSLLSIEGQGSITHPAYSGVTLGLLHGSAPQGLILCHQPARKTLRHYSNFPIIPLPHLIKLYEDLARPVYPCKVLGISLNCLGISDHDALQEIQRVEEETKLPVTDPIKFGVDKFLDVIHPLLS; this is encoded by the coding sequence ATGAGCCCTATGATGAAACGCAGGATTGTTATATTGGCCGAAGGAAGACTGGACGTTTTCAGCGCAAAAACAGCAGTTGGTGTTATTCGCTATCGCAAAGAAGAAGTTATTGCGATTATAGACCGTTTCAATGCGGGAAAAGATCTTATTTCAATTATTGGTATTGGTGAAGGAATCCCCATTGTCAGCAATATCCAGGAACTATTACATCTGAACCCTACAACACTCCTCATTGGTATTGCTCCTCCCGGCGGCATACTACCGGCAGATTGGCGTAATCATATCATAGATGCTTTAAGAAATAAGCTCCATATTATGAGTGGCCTCCATACCCATTTAAGTGATGATCTTGAATTTTGTGTATTGGCTCAAGAGCATCGGGTAAAGATCTTTGATATTCGCAAACCGCCTGAGAATATCCCTATTGGAACCGGTAAGGCACGAGAAACAAAAGCATTGCGTATCCTTACCGTAGGCTCCGATTGCAATATAGGTAAGATGCTAACCTCTATTGAAATTACGAATGCCGCGAAGAAGCGGGGTATTAATGCCTGTTTTGTAGCCACCGGGCAGACAGGTATTATGATTGAAGGGAGTGGAATCGCTGTAGATCATGTCCTTTCTGACTTCATTTCCGGGGCGGCTGAAAAACTCGTGCTTGACCGCGCCCACTATTCACTCCTTAGCATTGAAGGACAAGGTTCTATTACCCATCCGGCATACTCAGGTGTTACCCTTGGTCTCCTTCATGGTTCAGCTCCACAGGGTCTAATCTTATGTCATCAGCCTGCACGAAAGACGTTACGTCATTATAGTAACTTTCCTATTATACCGCTCCCTCATTTGATTAAACTCTATGAGGATCTGGCACGGCCTGTTTATCCCTGTAAAGTGCTTGGGATCTCACTCAACTGTCTTGGCATATCAGATCACGATGCATTGCAGGAGATCCAAAGGGTAGAGGAAGAAACGAAACTTCCTGTTACTGATCCTATCAAATTTGGGGTGGACAAATTTCTTGATGTTATCCATCCTCTTTTATCATGA
- a CDS encoding GIY-YIG nuclease family protein codes for MGIYNFAAGFYVYIGSAQNNLERRIERHMRKEKKFHWHIDYLLACGKVICVHTYALEKNWECRLSQKIGTIKNATAPVKGFGSSDCGCISHLYFFQNNPEIKMSTLI; via the coding sequence TTGGGTATATATAACTTTGCAGCAGGCTTTTATGTCTACATCGGAAGCGCGCAAAATAACCTGGAACGCAGGATTGAAAGGCATATGCGCAAAGAAAAGAAATTTCATTGGCATATCGATTATCTGTTAGCTTGTGGAAAAGTTATTTGTGTCCATACCTACGCTCTTGAAAAGAACTGGGAATGTAGGCTGAGTCAGAAAATTGGCACTATAAAAAATGCCACAGCTCCTGTAAAAGGCTTCGGTTCATCAGATTGCGGCTGTATTTCTCATCTTTATTTTTTCCAAAATAACCCCGAAATTAAGATGTCTACCTTAATATAG
- the mutS gene encoding DNA mismatch repair protein MutS — MQHKDALLFFRMGDFYELFFEDAKLASKVLGITLTSRSKGENSIPMAGVPHHSAESYIRKLIKAGHKVAICDQLQNPEEAKGIVDRGVTRIITPGTVTEDSLLEDKSNNYLMALLETNTLFGLSWIDLSTGRFEVEDIQKDRLFDEFARLNPSELLMPEEIFHNHTAFVEKIRAEYNIMITARPDWEFSKDTAYQILTEHFGTTSLEGFDCEDVGPALGTAGAVIQYLKDTQKTSLKHIIKIQKYRADNRVLIDKATQQSLELTQTMRTHDREGSLLAIIDQTKTPMGARLLREWIISPLRISTEIKYRQVGVYELFEKPELRRELRNILSNIYDIERISTKISCGRANARDLVALKQSLSKLPALKDQIGFCISDILVTTEQQLDTLEEVQTLIGTALVSDPPTTIKDGGLIREGYDPALDELKYISKNGKSWIANFQAEEIARTGINSLKVGYNKVFGYYIEVTNIHMDNIPKTYIRKQTLKNAERFITPELKDYETKVLTADERAKDLEYDLFIRIREKVSTFTPQIQKISETIALIDVLSTFANLAAENRYIMPEITDSLELNIIDGRHPVLTRKLVNESFVPNDINLDGVNNKIMIITGPNMAGKSTYIRQVALLVLMAQIGSFIPAKEAVIGTVDRIFTRVGASDELSRGQSTFMVEMNETANILNNATARSLIILDEVGRGTSTFDGISIAWAITEYIYQHIHARTLFATHYHELTELALLFPGIINFNILVKEWGDEIIFLRKIVEGGTDKSYGIHVARLAGIPKEVIQRARIILNNLEAATLDINGKPKFAPLKTVQDKRPTQLKLFVSKQDMVIEEIKKLDISKISPLEALNKLNELKRRLEDNNGL, encoded by the coding sequence ATGCAACATAAAGACGCATTGCTTTTTTTCCGTATGGGCGATTTTTATGAATTGTTTTTTGAGGACGCAAAACTTGCTTCAAAGGTATTGGGAATTACCCTCACGTCTCGCTCAAAGGGCGAAAATTCAATACCGATGGCAGGTGTACCTCATCATTCTGCCGAGTCTTATATCCGAAAATTAATTAAGGCCGGGCACAAAGTAGCCATTTGCGATCAATTGCAGAACCCTGAAGAGGCTAAGGGAATCGTAGATCGTGGTGTTACCCGGATTATAACACCTGGTACAGTCACCGAAGATTCTCTCCTGGAAGATAAAAGCAATAACTATTTAATGGCACTATTAGAAACAAATACCTTGTTTGGATTATCGTGGATCGATCTGTCTACCGGTCGATTTGAGGTAGAGGATATCCAAAAAGACAGGCTTTTTGATGAATTTGCGAGACTAAATCCGTCAGAGCTGTTAATGCCCGAAGAAATCTTTCATAATCACACCGCCTTTGTAGAAAAAATCCGGGCAGAATACAACATCATGATTACCGCCAGACCTGATTGGGAATTTTCAAAAGATACTGCATATCAGATCTTAACAGAACATTTTGGAACAACATCCCTGGAAGGGTTTGACTGCGAAGATGTAGGACCGGCTTTAGGCACTGCAGGCGCTGTGATTCAATATTTAAAAGATACCCAAAAGACATCACTAAAGCATATTATAAAAATCCAGAAATACCGGGCAGATAACAGAGTACTTATCGATAAAGCAACGCAACAAAGCCTGGAACTTACACAAACCATGAGAACCCATGATCGGGAGGGTTCATTACTTGCCATAATTGATCAGACAAAGACACCCATGGGCGCTCGGTTACTCAGGGAATGGATCATTAGTCCGCTACGGATATCCACTGAAATTAAATATCGCCAGGTTGGTGTATATGAATTGTTTGAGAAACCGGAACTCAGACGAGAATTACGGAATATTCTCAGTAACATTTATGATATTGAACGAATTTCAACGAAGATAAGTTGTGGTCGTGCCAATGCCCGTGATCTCGTTGCTCTTAAACAATCTCTCTCAAAACTACCCGCACTGAAAGATCAAATAGGATTTTGTATTTCTGATATCCTGGTAACCACAGAACAACAATTAGATACCCTTGAGGAAGTGCAAACCCTAATCGGCACTGCTCTTGTATCAGATCCCCCCACAACAATTAAAGATGGAGGGCTTATTCGAGAGGGGTACGATCCTGCACTTGATGAATTGAAATACATTAGCAAAAACGGAAAGAGCTGGATTGCCAACTTTCAAGCCGAAGAAATTGCCAGAACAGGGATTAATTCTCTTAAAGTAGGTTATAATAAGGTATTTGGTTATTATATAGAAGTTACCAACATACATATGGATAATATACCGAAGACCTATATCCGAAAACAGACCCTTAAAAATGCAGAACGCTTCATTACACCTGAGCTGAAAGATTACGAGACAAAAGTGCTAACGGCTGATGAGCGTGCGAAAGATTTAGAATATGACCTATTTATCCGGATACGCGAAAAGGTAAGCACCTTCACACCACAGATACAAAAGATATCTGAGACAATTGCGTTGATAGACGTGCTATCTACCTTTGCAAATCTCGCAGCGGAAAATCGGTATATCATGCCAGAAATTACCGATAGCCTGGAATTAAACATAATCGATGGACGCCACCCTGTACTCACTCGGAAACTGGTAAATGAAAGTTTTGTTCCCAATGATATCAATCTGGATGGAGTAAACAATAAAATAATGATCATTACCGGACCAAATATGGCCGGGAAAAGCACCTATATTCGACAAGTAGCGCTCCTTGTCCTTATGGCGCAAATAGGAAGTTTTATCCCCGCGAAGGAGGCAGTTATTGGAACCGTAGACAGGATCTTTACACGGGTAGGCGCCTCGGATGAACTCTCCCGGGGGCAGAGTACCTTTATGGTGGAAATGAATGAAACAGCAAATATTCTTAATAACGCCACAGCACGCAGTTTAATAATCTTAGATGAGGTAGGACGTGGCACAAGCACCTTTGATGGAATCAGCATTGCCTGGGCAATTACAGAATATATCTACCAGCATATCCACGCCCGAACACTCTTTGCCACCCACTATCATGAGCTTACTGAGCTTGCCTTGCTCTTTCCGGGCATCATAAACTTTAATATCCTTGTTAAGGAATGGGGCGATGAGATTATATTCTTACGAAAGATTGTAGAAGGCGGAACAGATAAAAGTTATGGAATACATGTTGCTCGGCTTGCTGGTATACCGAAAGAGGTTATTCAGAGGGCGCGCATAATCCTGAATAACCTCGAGGCTGCAACGTTAGATATAAACGGTAAGCCAAAATTTGCGCCCCTGAAAACAGTTCAGGATAAAAGGCCTACTCAATTAAAACTTTTTGTATCAAAACAAGATATGGTAATCGAAGAGATTAAGAAGCTCGATATATCTAAGATATCTCCTCTCGAAGCTCTTAACAAACTCAACGAATTGAAAAGGAGACTAGAAGATAACAACGGTTTATAA
- the floA gene encoding flotillin-like protein FloA (flotillin-like protein involved in membrane lipid rafts) — MQYLPLLGISVNDSAVFLIIIFLFISAFLFMLFKYGRLYLKSITSNAHVSLLHIIGMALRHVDIQSIVEYRIMAKKAGIDIAAASLESHSLAGGNIKHVVRAMIAALKADIELGFDHACAIDLAGRDVFDAIKASINPKVIDCPDPARDCSTLDAVTKDGIQIKVKARVTLRTKIDKLVGGATEETIIARVGEGIVTSIGSIENYKEVLERPDLISKLVMEKMLDGDTAFQILSINIVDIDVGENIGAKLQADQAEADKRVAQAEAEKRQGLAIAHKHEMKALAEENMAKILAAEAEVPKAIAQAFREGNLGIMDYYHLKNIKADTEMRTSISKSGISPVIK; from the coding sequence ATGCAATACCTACCGCTTCTTGGAATATCAGTAAATGACTCAGCCGTCTTTCTTATTATAATCTTTTTATTTATATCTGCATTTCTCTTTATGCTCTTTAAATATGGAAGACTTTATCTTAAGTCTATTACATCAAATGCTCATGTATCTCTCTTACACATAATCGGTATGGCGCTTCGCCATGTCGATATCCAGTCTATTGTAGAATACCGTATTATGGCTAAAAAGGCCGGAATTGACATCGCCGCTGCATCTTTGGAATCACACTCCCTGGCGGGCGGAAATATTAAGCATGTTGTACGTGCCATGATTGCCGCATTGAAAGCAGACATTGAACTCGGTTTTGATCATGCTTGTGCCATCGACCTTGCAGGAAGAGATGTATTTGATGCGATAAAGGCAAGTATCAACCCGAAGGTAATTGATTGTCCAGATCCTGCCAGAGATTGTTCCACACTGGATGCCGTAACAAAAGATGGTATACAGATAAAGGTTAAGGCACGGGTGACACTACGCACAAAGATCGACAAACTCGTGGGTGGAGCAACTGAAGAAACTATTATTGCCCGCGTCGGCGAAGGCATTGTTACTTCTATTGGCTCCATAGAAAACTACAAGGAGGTACTGGAAAGACCTGACTTAATATCAAAACTTGTCATGGAAAAAATGCTTGATGGAGATACAGCCTTTCAGATTCTTTCTATTAATATTGTCGATATCGATGTAGGCGAAAACATTGGCGCAAAACTCCAGGCTGATCAGGCTGAGGCAGATAAACGTGTGGCTCAGGCAGAAGCTGAAAAACGACAGGGATTGGCTATTGCACATAAACACGAAATGAAGGCGCTTGCAGAAGAAAACATGGCAAAAATACTTGCAGCAGAAGCCGAAGTGCCAAAGGCCATTGCACAAGCATTCCGTGAAGGAAATCTGGGCATTATGGATTATTATCATTTGAAAAATATCAAGGCAGATACCGAAATGCGGACATCCATCTCAAAATCCGGCATCTCGCCTGTGATAAAATAA
- a CDS encoding B12-binding domain-containing radical SAM protein, with product MNILLLSMPDCAPHFNANRWKPPNLAISSIAGNIEGHNVYLADLILRRTRIAETIKELLLQYQPDIVGLSAMSFQFATAKRIADFIKSLKKDIKIVLGGYHATLMYHEMCESDDSGPFDFIIRGEGDLCFNELLEAIDGKRSLESIPGVSFRTGNYFIHNQARPLEDLTKIKIPNRSKRIWKGYQYYGFTLDIVESSRGCVMPCNFCSMDKMYGKTFRRFSIERILLDIANAKQNGANFIIFSDDNFTLDIKGFESLCDAITEAGHNDIRYIIQASSIGITSSDTLIEKMAKAGFRIVFLGIENASEENLRLLKKGNIIERTKLAVKRLHEYNIMIVGGMIIGNPNDKEEDIARNYEFFVNLQIDFFADQILTPYPKTGMREELLNMGLITNKYDYSRYNCFWANIKTNYLEPEDIQFLRWKYNRKYANYICTTPAFIKNYPLAYYYRQYFRRPFLKIKNRFFQNSISEKELYKRDMERAEAMNKFF from the coding sequence ATGAATATTCTCTTATTATCCATGCCAGACTGTGCCCCTCACTTCAACGCAAACCGGTGGAAGCCACCGAATCTTGCCATTTCATCTATTGCAGGTAATATTGAAGGCCATAACGTTTACCTGGCTGATCTTATCTTACGAAGAACTAGAATTGCTGAAACTATCAAGGAATTACTCCTACAATATCAACCAGATATTGTAGGATTATCTGCCATGAGCTTCCAATTTGCTACAGCTAAGAGAATAGCTGATTTTATAAAAAGCCTCAAGAAAGATATTAAAATCGTCTTAGGCGGATACCATGCCACATTAATGTACCATGAAATGTGCGAGAGTGATGACTCAGGTCCTTTTGACTTTATTATTCGTGGCGAGGGAGATTTATGTTTTAATGAGTTATTAGAGGCCATAGATGGTAAAAGATCTCTGGAAAGCATCCCAGGCGTCTCATTTCGGACTGGTAACTATTTTATCCATAATCAAGCACGGCCATTAGAAGATCTTACAAAAATAAAAATTCCAAACCGTTCCAAACGAATATGGAAAGGATATCAATATTATGGTTTCACGCTTGATATTGTGGAATCCTCCCGTGGATGTGTTATGCCTTGCAATTTTTGCAGTATGGATAAAATGTACGGAAAAACCTTCCGAAGATTTAGTATTGAAAGAATACTTTTAGACATTGCTAACGCCAAACAGAATGGTGCAAATTTCATCATATTCTCGGATGATAATTTTACTTTAGACATCAAAGGATTTGAGTCCCTTTGCGATGCTATAACTGAAGCCGGACACAACGATATCCGATACATTATTCAGGCCAGTAGCATTGGAATTACTTCTTCTGATACCCTTATTGAAAAAATGGCTAAGGCAGGCTTTCGAATCGTTTTCCTTGGTATCGAAAATGCTTCAGAAGAAAATTTGAGACTTTTGAAAAAGGGAAATATTATCGAGAGAACCAAATTAGCTGTTAAACGACTCCACGAATACAATATTATGATTGTCGGTGGCATGATCATTGGAAACCCAAACGATAAGGAAGAAGATATTGCAAGGAATTATGAATTCTTTGTAAATTTACAAATTGATTTCTTTGCAGACCAAATATTAACCCCCTATCCTAAAACAGGCATGCGTGAAGAATTGCTTAATATGGGACTTATAACAAATAAATATGACTATAGCCGCTATAACTGTTTTTGGGCAAATATTAAAACAAACTATCTGGAACCAGAAGACATTCAATTTCTCCGGTGGAAATATAATAGGAAATATGCCAATTATATCTGCACCACCCCTGCTTTTATTAAAAACTATCCTCTTGCCTATTATTACAGACAATATTTTCGTAGACCATTTTTAAAGATAAAGAACCGTTTTTTTCAGAACAGCATCAGCGAAAAGGAATTGTACAAAAGGGATATGGAAAGGGCAGAGGCTATGAATAAATTCTTTTAG
- a CDS encoding DUF362 domain-containing protein: protein MPSVSIVTCDDYTLEKIYHAIHKSLRLLDGIDKLVRPGMKVLLKINLLSSSQPPERAVNTHPAVVRALVNIFQKDFGCEVYIGDSSGSVKNSSTFNAFRITRINEIAEDTGAKVVNFDKDEYIDVNNHDYEIVDKFRIAKTLRTADLIVSVPKLKTHGLTQYTGAIKNMLGTIPGNGKKNIHLIAPKPTVFAKALVDIYQMVPPHLIIMDAVVGMEGNGPNAGQPKKVGLIISSRDSVAIDAVASAIIGFEPMAIPTIRFAHQRGLGSGDLNNIHVVGESISNVAVPDFQKPSSGAQDFAGKYLPNFLLSLMFDNTCSTFSTVNHSNCTQCYECVRNCPAGAMSKENGKVIVDKKKCIGCFCCDEVCDFEAIEMKRSLLGRTLLGMAKALGVEKVE, encoded by the coding sequence ATGCCTTCCGTGTCGATTGTTACATGTGATGATTATACATTAGAAAAGATTTATCATGCCATTCACAAATCTTTAAGATTACTGGATGGTATTGATAAGCTCGTTAGGCCTGGCATGAAGGTGCTTTTAAAGATCAACCTTCTCTCATCCTCACAACCACCTGAAAGGGCTGTTAATACACATCCCGCCGTAGTCAGAGCACTTGTCAATATATTTCAAAAGGATTTTGGATGTGAAGTTTATATTGGAGACTCTTCAGGCAGTGTAAAAAACAGTTCCACCTTCAACGCATTCCGAATAACTCGTATCAATGAGATTGCAGAGGACACAGGAGCAAAGGTTGTCAATTTTGATAAAGATGAATATATTGATGTTAATAACCATGATTATGAGATCGTAGATAAGTTCCGTATCGCCAAAACACTACGGACGGCAGATCTTATAGTCTCCGTACCTAAACTGAAAACGCATGGTTTAACCCAATACACCGGGGCAATAAAAAATATGTTAGGTACAATTCCGGGAAATGGGAAAAAAAATATTCATTTAATTGCGCCAAAACCAACGGTATTTGCTAAGGCATTGGTAGATATCTACCAAATGGTACCGCCTCATCTCATTATTATGGATGCCGTTGTAGGCATGGAGGGAAACGGTCCCAATGCTGGTCAGCCTAAAAAAGTAGGGCTTATCATTTCCAGTCGTGATAGCGTGGCTATAGACGCTGTAGCTAGCGCTATCATTGGATTTGAGCCTATGGCTATACCAACTATTCGATTTGCACATCAACGTGGTTTAGGTAGTGGCGATCTAAACAACATTCATGTAGTTGGCGAATCGATCTCCAATGTAGCTGTTCCTGATTTTCAAAAACCCTCCAGTGGCGCCCAGGACTTTGCAGGAAAATATTTGCCAAATTTCTTATTATCCTTGATGTTTGACAACACCTGTTCAACATTTTCTACCGTAAATCACTCGAATTGCACACAATGCTATGAATGCGTAAGAAACTGTCCCGCAGGTGCAATGTCAAAAGAGAATGGCAAGGTGATTGTAGATAAGAAGAAGTGTATCGGATGCTTCTGCTGCGATGAGGTATGTGATTTTGAAGCAATCGAAATGAAACGTTCCTTACTAGGGAGAACACTTTTGGGCATGGCAAAGGCTCTCGGTGTAGAAAAAGTTGAATGA
- the mgtE gene encoding magnesium transporter translates to MEIQWTKIFLPEIKELIETKDFKGLRDFLRERHPADIVDILRELNPTERVMGFRLLDKNKISEVFALFEPIEQEELLKQFTEQHAREILIQMQPDDRTQLFDELPAYVVERLLKLLPSLERKEANELLNYPHNSAGRIMTPEYVDLQMDMTVGKALEHIRKTGPNRETIYICYIVDETKKLRGVASLKNIILANTDQLIKDIMNENVFYVHTTDDQEKAAQVVQKYDILAVPVVDNEDRLVGIVTVDDILDVVQEEATEDFQRMAGIQTIEEEYFRVGFTKRVSNRISWLVILVIAATISQTILRSYSGILNSIIALTYFIPMLTGSGGNTGSQSSTLIIRALATGEIKTTEWWRIILREFKVGVALGLIMGLIAFTIAAISLRQITLALTVGISLSTVVCVGNIVGIAIPLFFRFVKLDPAFVSAPLIATLLDATGLLIYFEIARRIFTIAAS, encoded by the coding sequence ATGGAAATACAATGGACGAAGATATTTCTTCCCGAAATTAAGGAGCTTATTGAGACAAAAGATTTCAAAGGATTGAGAGATTTTCTTCGCGAGCGTCATCCTGCCGATATTGTAGATATCCTCAGAGAACTTAATCCCACAGAGCGAGTAATGGGTTTCCGGTTACTTGATAAAAACAAAATATCTGAGGTCTTTGCCCTATTTGAGCCTATTGAACAAGAGGAACTTCTCAAGCAATTTACTGAACAGCATGCAAGAGAAATTTTAATACAAATGCAGCCAGATGACCGCACACAGCTCTTTGATGAACTACCGGCATATGTTGTAGAAAGACTTCTTAAATTACTTCCATCCTTAGAACGAAAGGAAGCTAATGAGCTTCTCAATTACCCGCATAATTCTGCTGGCCGCATAATGACTCCTGAATATGTAGATCTTCAAATGGATATGACCGTTGGGAAAGCACTTGAACATATCAGAAAAACAGGTCCAAACCGTGAGACAATTTACATCTGCTATATTGTAGATGAAACCAAAAAGCTTCGTGGTGTAGCTTCTTTAAAAAATATCATCCTCGCTAATACAGACCAGCTTATTAAGGACATCATGAATGAAAACGTCTTTTATGTACATACAACAGACGACCAGGAAAAAGCAGCACAGGTAGTTCAGAAATATGATATTCTGGCTGTCCCTGTGGTAGATAATGAAGATAGACTGGTAGGTATTGTTACGGTAGATGATATATTAGACGTTGTGCAGGAAGAAGCAACTGAGGACTTTCAAAGGATGGCTGGTATACAAACTATTGAAGAAGAATATTTTCGTGTAGGTTTTACAAAACGCGTTAGCAATCGTATCTCGTGGCTGGTCATTCTCGTAATTGCTGCAACTATATCACAAACCATACTGAGAAGCTATTCTGGGATCTTGAATTCAATAATTGCCCTTACCTATTTCATACCTATGCTCACGGGATCCGGTGGTAATACAGGATCACAATCATCTACCCTAATTATTCGGGCATTAGCAACCGGAGAGATAAAAACAACAGAATGGTGGCGTATTATATTGCGGGAATTTAAGGTAGGTGTTGCACTTGGGCTCATTATGGGCCTAATAGCCTTCACTATTGCCGCTATATCCTTAAGACAAATCACCCTGGCATTAACAGTAGGTATATCTTTATCTACTGTAGTTTGTGTTGGAAACATTGTCGGCATAGCAATTCCCTTATTTTTCAGATTTGTAAAACTTGATCCAGCATTTGTATCTGCGCCACTTATCGCTACCTTGTTGGATGCTACCGGACTGCTCATTTACTTTGAAATTGCTAGAAGAATATTCACCATAGCTGCCTCATAA
- a CDS encoding tetratricopeptide repeat protein produces the protein MKKIVFLFSLILLNLICLAPSYSTDDFRDFDVHYQLGNEYNKRGMIDDAIVEYKKAIDINGYSPQLYNNLGVAYGKKRLFDEEISSYKKAIDLDYSYKDAYFNLGIAYGAKGMIDNEICAYQKVIEIDPGSLEALYNLGHAYREKELYDESIAAYKKVLEIDPNYIDAYFNLGVTFGKKGLLDDEILQYKKVLSLNPDSAEAHFNLGIAYGEKKMLNDQVSEYKKAIAINPKYAKAYKNLESTYRKKGMKEEADKELLKYHDLVKN, from the coding sequence ATGAAAAAAATTGTTTTTCTCTTTTCTCTTATTCTTTTAAATCTTATTTGCCTTGCTCCAAGCTATAGTACCGATGACTTTCGTGATTTTGATGTGCATTATCAGCTTGGAAATGAATATAATAAACGCGGCATGATTGACGATGCAATCGTTGAATACAAAAAGGCCATTGATATCAATGGTTATTCTCCGCAACTTTACAACAATTTGGGTGTAGCCTATGGCAAGAAAAGATTATTTGATGAAGAGATATCTTCCTATAAGAAGGCAATTGATCTAGACTATTCCTATAAAGATGCTTATTTTAATTTAGGGATTGCGTATGGCGCAAAAGGAATGATAGATAATGAGATTTGCGCTTACCAAAAAGTCATAGAAATAGACCCTGGTAGCTTAGAGGCTCTGTATAATCTTGGTCATGCTTATCGTGAGAAAGAATTGTACGATGAGTCCATCGCTGCATATAAAAAGGTACTTGAGATTGATCCTAATTATATCGATGCATACTTCAATTTAGGTGTTACGTTTGGCAAAAAAGGCTTATTGGATGATGAAATCCTGCAATATAAAAAAGTACTAAGTTTGAATCCTGACAGCGCCGAGGCCCACTTTAACCTGGGAATTGCATACGGAGAAAAAAAGATGCTTAATGATCAAGTTAGTGAATACAAAAAGGCTATCGCAATTAACCCAAAGTATGCAAAGGCTTATAAAAATCTGGAATCTACTTATCGTAAGAAAGGAATGAAGGAAGAAGCTGATAAAGAATTGTTAAAATATCATGATTTAGTAAAAAATTAA